The genomic window AGTTCGATAACGGAGATCCATTTAAGAGTGGCGTAAACAGACTCTGGATCATCGGGTCGGTGCAACTCTTTGACGCATCTCACGACACGCGCGAAGgactctttctccttcttcgtcTCCTCCGCTACAGGCGGCGGTAACCATTCATTGTACAGATGCATCGCTTCTTCTCAGTCTCCGTCTTTCGTCGTCTTCAATTTTATGCAGATTGATGTAGTCTCTCCTCTCTCAGACGCTGAATTTATAAGCTGCGTTTGctttttcagtttattttctcttgttttctttccaaGCAAGAAAAATCATATCCGAGGAAAAGGACAATGAACATACcatagaaatgaaaacaacttgaggaaaaaaaaattattgtattgACTTTACCGTTGACTGGCTACCGGCAACGGGAGCGGCAGGTACACCACTTACCGAAACCGACTAAATAGGATTTCAAATTAGCCCCTTAAGTTTTACTTATAATACAATTTACCCTTAAACATTTGACTTGTGCTATATTGTTTAGATGGAACGCATACTGTCCACAAGTAATTCCGGCCAATAAATTGTGAATTTAAGTCTGACCGTACGGTGGAGACACATACGCATAGAtggatatttttgttgtcaacaGGTGGAAATTTAAGCAGCTATTATTTGTTCATCGAATTAACTTACGTACGTATATGATGACGACATTAACATTGCAGTTTATTCTGTGTTAGGTCGGGGTTTGTGATAGGACCAACGTTCTAAATGAGTgattaaaaattactaaatcaTAGATAAACTATCACTAAACTAATTGCTAACTGAGGTTTAGCAGAAATTCaatgaattaataataattattttggttttaacaaTCAACAAAGTCGTTGTAGTATAGTGGTAAGTATTCCCGCCTGTCACGCGGGTGACCCGGGTTCGATCCCCGGCAACGgcgtttatttttatttcccttttttGTAATGGGCCGTTTCTGTACCTGAAAAGAAGTCTTTATAAGCCCATAAAGACGAACTAATAGGCCCAAATTTGTGATCTTAATATATTATggactctgttttctttttcgtaAGCTCTTCAATTCTTAACTGTTTACACGCAAAAGTGCCATAGTGGTTAACacttaaaccaaataaagaCACCTGAAATGTTGGAAAATATATGACTCTCAGCAGTCAGCATCACGTAATCGTCGTTGAGCCGCGCTATCTATTTTGtgcatttttctttaatatgtACTCAtaagggttttttttttgcatgagCATAAGCAGCGATAAGTTGATACATGAGAATGTTTACGTGTGGACGGAAGTAAATTGTTTTGCActtgaaaagataaattttatgAGTCAATGCCATTAAACATTCTTATTACAAGTTTATTTTCTCGAAGTTGCATCTGAATAACATTGTAGTATTGATTACGAGATTGAATTTATCTCGAATAGTGAGTCTAATGAGTGTACACATATCGGATTTTGGATGGGACCATAAAACACGACGTGGTATttgataattataatttattaagtACTGTACTGTCTGTCTGTGTTCCGAAGATAATGTTAAACAAATAACACCACAATCTCCTATAGAAAGACAAACCTGTCCTCATaacctaaaccaaaattttcattcaCCTTAGGGTGAATATGTCATATAAGGTAATAAAGCCAATCTTGTAATAACATATAGAATTATAGATATGAttctataattaattaacCCAAACAATAAGTAGATATCtatattaaaaatcaaatcaaatctagtAATCGGAAAAAAAACGAACCGTCCCTTTCTCCACTCAAGTAGTTAAATTGGTTCTGTGAAGGAAGATAAATCCGCTGttcctctcctctctctctctcttcccgTTTTCACTTTTGTTCGTTCTCTGGCGGCCGATCCCGTCGCTCGCTAccttttaagatattttttttatctaatgaACCTGAAATTGTAATTAGGCATATAATTGGGGATTATTTGCTGAAATTCTCATTTCTAGATCGAAAAAAGCGAATAATTCGTTTTCATTTGATTCTTGCCTAATCTTAGGGTATGTCCTCCCCCTTGATCTGTATAGtttttttgatgttgtgaTTTGTTAGGGTTTGTGAATTAATTGTTTCAGATTGGGTTTTGCtcctttttccatttttgtctGCTTTAGTTTATAGGTTAGGTTTCCGGATTTTGTGTTGGAGTTTCTAATTTTGCTTTGAATTGGATTATTAGCCCATTACGTTTCCTAGGCATAGACATTGATCAATTGCACGGTgaatgttttaactttttaagcTGTTTTGATTTCCTTAAACTGTTCACTGATTACTATTTATGTGCAGTTTATGCCCCCATTTTTGAGTAGGGATGTAGAATTTCTTGATTTAAAAGCTTTAATAATATGGTTTGTGTGTTTGTATATGCAGGTGTCTTTATTTATCTACCAAAAGAATGTCTAATTATCGAGGAGATGATGCTGAGTACATGGAAGACGTAGATGATGAGATggaagatgttgaagatgatatGGATGAGGAGTTTCGTGGTGATGATCTTGGTGCTTCAGATTCTGACGTTGAAGAATTTGACTATTCGGTTAGTATGATGAGATGGAACATGTTTTGTTGGCTATGCTACTTTCTAATCTCATTTTacagctttttttttttttaaactatgtTTTAATTTCGTGTTATATGGTTTCAGAACAATAAAGTAGCTGATACCACGGCTGAGCAAGCTCGGAAAGGGAAAGATATCCAGGGGATTCCGTGGGACAGACTTAATATTTCTAGAGAGAAATACAGACAAACTAGATTAGAACAGTATAAGAATTATGAAAATGTCCCTAATTCTGGAGAATCATCAGAAAAGGTAAGGGTTATATCCTCTGATCCTCTATTTGTATTAGTGTTCAGGTTAGCTCAGTCACCTAATACATCATTTTGTATGGATTCAGGTTTGCAAGGTCACACAGAAAGGAGGACTATTTTATGACTTCTGGCGGAATTCACGATCTATTAAGTCTACTATACTACATTTccaggttttttttttttaatattgagAGCTCACTAACTTGGACTAGTTGATAGTCTTTCTCTTTCTGATTGGatttatttattgtgtttgGCGTGATTGTGGACATAACATTTGTCTACTGCTAAAAACCTCCATCTGATCAAGAATTTTTATTGGTGTCATAGCTGAGAAATTTGGTATGGGCAACTTCTAAGCACGACGTGTATCTTATGTCAAATTTTCTGGTTACACATTATTCTTCTCTAACGTCTGGAAAGCATGAAGTTCTCAATGTCCGTGGTCATGTTGCGCCATCTGAGGTTGGTTTTTGTCAGAATGTAGAAGTTCTACATTACTGTAACTCTATGTGGTGCTGAACTGCTTTTGCTGCATTTAGAAACATCCTGGAAGTTTACTTGAAGGATTTACGCAGACTCAAGTAAGTACACTTGCAGTAAAAGATGACTTTCTGGTTGCTGGCGGGTTTCAAGGAGAACTTATTTGCAAGGTAACTCTAGATTTATCTATCACGGATTAATCACATTATCGACTTGCAATTCTGTTCTATGAGATTCATCTGTTTCCACTTTGGTTCAGCATCTTGATAGACCGGGTGTCAGCTTTTGCTCTCGTATGACTTATGATGATAATGCTATAACCAATGCTATTGAGATCTACAACAAACCCAGGTTTGTGCTAGTCCTTTGCCCGAAAGGTCCACATTAAGTTGTTAGAGTCACTGCTTGTAACTTAGTTTTGGCTTCTGTTTACAGTGGTGCACTTCATTTTACTGCGTCAAATAATGACTGTGGAGTTAGAGACTTTGACATGGAGAGATACCAGCTTGTTAAGCATTTCCGTTTTCCTTGGCCAGTGAATGTAAAgtccttatttgtttcttggtttgCTTTTGATCTCTTACACTTGCGGAAAATAGCATGAGTTACAGTTAGGCTTTTATAACcccatttcttcttcagtgTACCTAATCCAAGTGATAAAGGTACATGTGTTTTGaatcatttaacaaaaatggtattctctgttttcaattTGTTGGTACAGCACGCATCTTTGAGTCCTGATGGTAAATTACTGGCTATTGTTGGAGACAACCCGGAGGGCCTTATTGTAGACCCCAACACAGGAAAGGTACATATTTGCGGTCCTGGACATAAGTGTGTGAGATACTCAAATGGTTTGTCACCACGTGTGTGCTTTATAGTTCCACATCTTTGGAATTTCTGCAGACGTTGGAAACACTATCAGGACACTTGGACTTTTCCTTTGCCTCTGCGTGGCATCCGGATGGAGTCACTTTCTCTACAGGAAACCAAGATAAGACTTGTCGTGTATGGGACATCCGTAACCTATCTCAGTCTGTTACTGTCTTGAAGGGTAACCTGGGAGCAATCCGGTCAATCCGCTACACATCAGATGGAAAATACATGGCCATGGCTGAACCGGCTGACTTTGTCCATGTCTATGATGTCTCAAACGGGTATGAAACAGAGCAGGAAATCGACTTCTTTGGGGAAATCTCTGGAATATCTTTCAGCCCTGACACAGAGGCGCTATTTATTGGGGTATGGGACCGCACTTATGGTAGCCTCCTTGAGTTTGGTCGGCGCAGGAACTATTCCTACCTTGACTCGTATCTTTAAGCTAGAAGAGAAGTATACACAACCCTGTCcaatgaagaaaagagagcTCATTCAGCAACCAGTGAACATGACAGAAGCAAAGCATAGATATATGGATATCTCAAAGATGTAAATGATGTGTTGTGCAAATGCTAGTTAGTTAGtgtcttttgtttccttctccGGCTGGTGTGTTATTTTCCTTATGTCTGGTTATGTCTGGTCTCAAAAGGttcaagatgtgtacagaaaGGGCTGGTTCAGTGGTGGCACAGACTGGATTAGGACTTGAGGGTGGCTCCGCAGCGGGTTCTGGATTCAAAGTCGGGAGGAtcattgttgttgtgtttggtGGCTTgtgatcttttctttttgttccttGTACTTGTGGTTGTTGTAGGAACTCGAGTGTTTAGATCCTGTTCTGAGTTTAGAATTTGGAGATacttaactaaattaaaataaattaataatagtcCTTTGTTCGTTATAATTCGATTACAAACCCTAATAACAGATGATTTCTCTAATCACTAAACAACAATGGTGATGTGTCGTATACTACTTTTGGAAATTACGTCCATTATTAACATAACTCAATGTTCATATTTATAACATGAAATATTTATTGTGGTATGAAACAGAGCAGGAAATCGACGTCAATACCGGCCTTAGGTCCTATCAGACTACTTATTGGTTTGTCAAGATCTCATCTCGTGACAGCTTAGCTTCCGTCCATCTGAGAGAACCATTGCATGACCGCAAAACCTTGCTCCACGCCTCCACCGCCGAACTTTGAGCTTAATAAAGATACTACAGACGGGGACTTAATAAAGATACATCACATATCATCAAGTAACATAACGAAAAGAAACATATGCGCCatgtttttgaagaaagatcTGGATATATGGATATGCCTGTAATTCACTACAAAAATGGCACTTactaaaagaaacaacaagagaGACACTAGTTCACAGTTAGTAACCTCCTCACTAGCTCTAAAGCCATAATAAAGCTGACAAATCCTCCAACTGATAGAAAACATTacatttagaaagaaaaagaaaacaagttctatagagaaaaggaaaaatgttaCAACAGACACGTAAGACAACAAAAGGGAGAAAAGCTACTGAGCCACTGTAGAAGCAGTAGCTCCTGATTCATGTGAAGACTTATATTCCAACATCTCAATTCTGTATCTCTCCACATCCTTAACTCCTTTGTCTTGATAAACCTGTAATGATGAACAAATTTGTAAGCAAACACTggtttaatgaaaaaaaaaaaaaagtggataTAATTCGATGATGATTGGTTACCTGTTTCTCAGATTCAGTGAGATTGCTCCACATGTGTCCTATTTTCTTAGTGATGGATCGTTCTTGTCCATGGTACTCAGGTTTAAGCCTCGCGTACTGCTCAGCAAAAAAGAAGTTGTAGCCACTCCTGTGGCATTTGGGTTTTTGAGTATCGACTACAGCCAACTTTGATTTCTTCCTATGCCGGCGTTGTGATGATTGTACAATGGCTGAAGGTGTTTCCATGGTTTGTTGAGACTGACTTGGCGTTTGAGGAATGTGGTAAAGGACACCTTTCAGCTCTTGAGAACCCAATTTCATCGTCACCAGATAGCCGCTATCAAACTTCCCATCAATGAATCCTTGAACCTCATACCCAACTTGTGGTTCATCAATACCTGCAGGTTCCACAATGAAGCACAAAGACACACGGTCAAAATTTTACTAGACACACACGCGGTaaactcaaaacatataaGGAATGGAATCAAAGGAAAGATAagtgtatatttatttgttccaGTCTAAAAGGAGTGAAACAGAGCCAATATTTGTAACACGTTAAACTCAGGAATCTTTGTCACGTGAGAAAACTAATGAACCAGATTGGGGAATTAAAGGCCTACCAGACATTACTTCTTTAAAGAGAATCTGTAATAATAAACTTCTATCCAACGGAATACTAAATACAACATACTACATACTGATGAATGGACAAAGATATGGAGGGAAGAATAAAAAAGCCACAAGAGTTAGAGAAACGTGTCTTATACCTTCCTCAGGGTTTGGAGATTCATTGGCAAGGCTCTTCAATGCTTCATCTGGAAAAGCATGAGAATTTTGGCTTATCTCAGTATGTAACAGAGCAACGAAAGAAAAGGTAAGACAACGATAAGAATTTTAGTGCTGAAATAGACCTGTTGATTGGAGTGAAGACACCGGTTTTTCAAGGTAATACACATGTTCCAGCTGAAAAAGAAACTTGAGATAATACTTCCTCAAGACAAACGATGCACTTGTTATCGTTGTCGGAAAACTGAATGCACCAATCACTTCTTTCCATTTCCGATCCTTCACCACctagagtaaaaaaaacatacacacTTCAATACTCAATGGAACAATATTAATCTCCCAAAAGTATGATTAACGGTAACATGAACTCATTCATACCCTTTCGATACCACCTCGAGACGTAACCTCGATGAAAAGCCGATGCAGATCAAGAGTGTTTCCTCCCACAGTAGGAACCCTTTTACAGAGACGGAAAATGTTTCATTACCAGACAGTGATCAATTAATAAACAcaagagacaaaacaacaCACATTAAGCCTAAACTCGTTCATAGATATAATTACAGTATCCAGATTAGTAAATACTAAATCCAGTTTGATTTCATTTCCTTATGAACAATATAAACAGGTAAAGAATACGATAAATCTAATTCAACAGACGATACACATGACATAACGCACTTCCTGCTTAAACTTCACCAA from Arabidopsis thaliana chromosome 3, partial sequence includes these protein-coding regions:
- a CDS encoding Transducin/WD40 repeat-like superfamily protein; amino-acid sequence: MSNYRGDDAEYMEDVDDEMEDVEDDMDEEFRGDDLGASDSDVEEFDYSNNKVADTTAEQARKGKDIQGIPWDRLNISREKYRQTRLEQYKNYENVPNSGESSEKVCKVTQKGGLFYDFWRNSRSIKSTILHFQLRNLVWATSKHDVYLMSNFLVTHYSSLTSGKHEVLNVRGHVAPSEKHPGSLLEGFTQTQVSTLAVKDDFLVAGGFQGELICKHLDRPGVSFCSRMTYDDNAITNAIEIYNKPSGALHFTASNNDCGVRDFDMERYQLVKHFRFPWPVNHASLSPDGKLLAIVGDNPEGLIVDPNTGKTLETLSGHLDFSFASAWHPDGVTFSTGNQDKTCRVWDIRNLSQSVTVLKGNLGAIRSIRYTSDGKYMAMAEPADFVHVYDVSNGYETEQEIDFFGEISGISFSPDTEALFIGVWDRTYGSLLEFGRRRNYSYLDSYL
- a CDS encoding HMG (high mobility group) box protein with ARID/BRIGHT DNA-binding domain-containing protein (HMG (high mobility group) box protein with ARID/BRIGHT DNA-binding domain; FUNCTIONS IN: sequence-specific DNA binding transcription factor activity; LOCATED IN: nucleus, intracellular; EXPRESSED IN: 24 plant structures; EXPRESSED DURING: 14 growth stages; CONTAINS InterPro DOMAIN/s: High mobility group, superfamily (InterPro:IPR009071), High mobility group, HMG1/HMG2 (InterPro:IPR000910), ARID/BRIGHT DNA-binding domain (InterPro:IPR001606); BEST Arabidopsis thaliana protein match is: HMG (high mobility group) box protein with ARID/BRIGHT DNA-binding domain (TAIR:AT1G55650.1); Has 1937 Blast hits to 1906 proteins in 204 species: Archae - 0; Bacteria - 0; Metazoa - 1434; Fungi - 73; Plants - 249; Viruses - 0; Other Eukaryotes - 181 (source: NCBI BLink).), producing MSTDISPPYSQTHVEPVNGYPSDNKRCDDSSVPAKYDDLVRNSALFWEKLRAFLGLTSKTLKVPTVGGNTLDLHRLFIEVTSRGGIERVVKDRKWKEVIGAFSFPTTITSASFVLRKYYLKFLFQLEHVYYLEKPVSSLQSTDEALKSLANESPNPEEGIDEPQVGYEVQGFIDGKFDSGYLVTMKLGSQELKGVLYHIPQTPSQSQQTMETPSAIVQSSQRRHRKKSKLAVVDTQKPKCHRSGYNFFFAEQYARLKPEYHGQERSITKKIGHMWSNLTESEKQVYQDKGVKDVERYRIEMLEYKSSHESGATASTVAQ